A single window of Cellulomonas sp. NTE-D12 DNA harbors:
- a CDS encoding tRNA (cytidine(34)-2'-O)-methyltransferase codes for MLHVVFHEPRIAGNTGNAIRMVSGTGAVLHLVEPLGFELDEPRLRRAGLDYHDLAQVVVHPDLDHALAGLTRVFAFTTGADRWYTDVDWQDGDALLFGAEPTGLPPEVQHDPRVTDRVRIPMLPGRRSMNLSNAAAVATYEAWRQLGFPGGA; via the coding sequence GTGCTGCACGTCGTCTTCCACGAGCCCCGGATCGCCGGGAACACCGGCAACGCGATCCGCATGGTGTCCGGCACAGGGGCGGTGCTGCACCTCGTGGAGCCGCTGGGTTTCGAGCTGGACGAACCGCGGTTGCGACGAGCCGGACTGGACTACCACGACCTCGCCCAGGTGGTGGTGCACCCCGACCTGGACCATGCGCTGGCCGGTCTGACCAGGGTGTTCGCCTTCACCACCGGTGCCGACCGCTGGTACACGGACGTGGACTGGCAGGACGGCGACGCGCTGCTGTTCGGGGCGGAGCCGACCGGCCTGCCGCCGGAGGTCCAGCACGACCCCCGGGTGACCGACCGCGTGCGCATCCCGATGCTGCCGGGCCGCCGATCGATGAACCTGTCCAACGCCGCCGCCGTGGCGACGTACGAGGCGTGGCGGCAGCTGGGGTTCCCGGGCGGCGCGTGA
- a CDS encoding aldo/keto reductase gives MPTPYAAAENRYDSMTYRRTGRSGLDLPAISLGLWHNFGDASPYGRQLEVLHTALDLGITHLDAANNYGPGPGSAETNLGRALAADLAAYRDELVISTKAGYPMWTGPYQDGGSRKYLLSSLDASLQRLGLDYVDIFYHHRPDPSTPLEETMGALASAVTSGKALYVGVSNYSPSQTRAAHALLADMGVRLLIHQPSYSMFNRHVENVAPGETESLLDVVGDLGIGTIVFSPLAQGLLTDRYLSGEVPADSRAATGRFLSASNLTDTYLQRARALNEFAQGRDQTLAQLAVSWVLRDQRITSALVGASSAEQLRSNVAALTAPPLTDQEIATLEQWAVDGTGRS, from the coding sequence ATGCCCACGCCGTACGCCGCCGCCGAGAACCGGTACGACTCCATGACCTACCGGCGCACCGGCCGCAGCGGGCTGGACCTGCCGGCCATCTCGCTGGGCCTGTGGCACAACTTCGGCGACGCCAGCCCGTACGGCCGCCAGCTCGAGGTGCTGCACACCGCGCTCGACCTCGGCATCACCCACCTGGACGCCGCGAACAACTACGGCCCGGGCCCCGGCTCGGCGGAGACCAACCTCGGCCGCGCGCTCGCGGCCGACCTGGCGGCGTACCGCGACGAGCTGGTGATCTCGACGAAGGCCGGCTACCCGATGTGGACGGGGCCTTACCAGGACGGCGGCTCGCGCAAGTACCTGCTGTCCTCGCTGGACGCGTCGCTGCAGCGCCTCGGCCTCGACTACGTCGACATCTTCTACCACCACCGTCCGGACCCCAGCACGCCGCTGGAGGAGACGATGGGGGCGCTGGCGAGCGCCGTGACCAGCGGAAAGGCGCTGTACGTCGGCGTCTCCAACTACTCGCCGTCGCAGACGCGTGCCGCGCACGCCCTGCTCGCCGACATGGGCGTCCGCCTGCTGATCCACCAGCCCAGCTACTCGATGTTCAACCGGCACGTGGAGAACGTGGCGCCGGGGGAGACCGAGTCGCTGCTCGACGTGGTGGGCGACCTCGGCATCGGCACCATCGTGTTCTCCCCGCTCGCCCAGGGGCTGCTCACCGACCGGTACCTGTCCGGCGAGGTGCCCGCCGACTCCCGCGCCGCGACCGGCCGGTTCCTGTCGGCGTCGAACCTCACCGACACCTACCTGCAGCGCGCCCGGGCCCTGAACGAGTTCGCGCAGGGTCGCGACCAGACGCTGGCGCAGCTCGCGGTGTCGTGGGTGCTGCGCGACCAGCGGATCACCTCGGCCCTCGTCGGGGCCAGCTCAGCGGAGCAGCTGCGCTCGAACGTCGCCGCGCTGACGGCCCCGCCGCTGACGGACCAGGAGATCGCCACGCTCGAGCAGTGGGCGGTCGACGGCACCGGCCGCAGCTGA
- a CDS encoding alpha-amylase family glycosyl hydrolase, with product MDGEAAASGAVPSAGAAGTVAAGRVLGPAWARHAIWWHLYPLGFTGAATDGSSVETGRGLRHLVGWLDHLVGFGANGLLLGPVFHSATHGYDTLDHLRVDARLGGDEQLDELVAAGHARGVRVLLDGVFNHVSAEHPWVRDAVAGGPQSEAGRLVRWDGDRPATFEGHGALVALNHDDERVRAYVGDVMTHWLDRGVDGWRLDAAYAVPPSFWAAVLPGVRARHPEAWFLGEMIHGDYAEYVEESGLDSVTQYELWKAIWSSLVDRNLWELAWTLGRHDELVARFLPQTFVGNHDVTRIASTVPAELLTHTVALLALLPGIPSVYAGDEHGFRGVKEERVGGDDEIRPAFPASPDELSPIGLPVYRVHQELFGLRRRHPWLVDGSVGVSELSNTGARITVTSRGGGEALTLALNLGTEPVAAPAGARLAVSDPSWADAASVPANGWAVHTG from the coding sequence GTGGACGGCGAGGCGGCGGCGAGCGGCGCCGTGCCGTCGGCGGGCGCCGCCGGGACCGTGGCGGCGGGGCGAGTGCTTGGGCCGGCGTGGGCGCGGCACGCCATCTGGTGGCACCTGTACCCGCTCGGCTTCACGGGGGCGGCGACCGACGGGTCCTCGGTCGAGACCGGACGAGGGCTGCGGCACCTGGTCGGGTGGCTCGACCACCTGGTGGGGTTCGGTGCGAACGGGTTGCTGCTCGGACCGGTGTTCCACTCCGCGACGCACGGGTACGACACCCTCGACCACCTGCGGGTGGACGCCCGGCTGGGCGGGGACGAGCAGCTGGACGAGCTCGTCGCGGCGGGGCACGCGCGCGGGGTCCGGGTGCTGCTGGACGGGGTGTTCAACCACGTGTCGGCCGAGCACCCGTGGGTGCGGGACGCCGTGGCCGGCGGGCCGCAGAGCGAGGCCGGACGGCTGGTCCGGTGGGACGGGGACCGACCGGCGACGTTCGAGGGGCACGGCGCGCTGGTGGCGCTGAACCACGACGACGAGCGCGTGCGCGCGTACGTCGGGGACGTGATGACCCACTGGCTGGACCGGGGTGTCGACGGGTGGCGGCTCGACGCGGCGTACGCCGTGCCGCCGTCGTTCTGGGCGGCGGTGCTGCCCGGGGTGCGCGCGCGGCACCCGGAGGCGTGGTTCCTCGGCGAGATGATCCACGGCGACTACGCGGAGTACGTCGAGGAGTCCGGGCTCGACTCGGTGACGCAGTACGAGCTCTGGAAGGCGATCTGGAGCTCGCTGGTCGACCGCAACCTCTGGGAGCTGGCCTGGACGCTGGGCCGGCACGACGAGCTGGTCGCACGGTTCCTGCCGCAGACGTTCGTCGGCAACCACGACGTCACACGGATCGCGTCGACCGTCCCGGCCGAGCTGCTGACCCACACCGTCGCCCTGCTGGCCCTGCTGCCCGGCATCCCGTCGGTGTACGCCGGTGACGAGCACGGGTTCCGCGGCGTCAAGGAGGAGCGCGTCGGCGGGGACGACGAGATCCGGCCGGCGTTCCCGGCGTCACCGGACGAGCTGTCGCCGATCGGCCTGCCGGTCTACCGCGTGCACCAGGAGCTGTTCGGGCTCCGCCGGCGGCACCCCTGGCTGGTGGACGGGTCGGTCGGCGTGTCCGAGCTGTCGAACACGGGGGCGCGGATCACCGTCACGTCTCGCGGCGGTGGTGAGGCGCTGACCCTGGCGCTGAACCTCGGCACCGAGCCGGTGGCGGCGCCGGCCGGGGCGCGGCTGGCGGTCAGCGACCCGTCGTGGGCGGACGCGGCGTCGGTGCCGGCGAACGGCTGGGCCGTCCACACCGGCTGA
- the recQ gene encoding DNA helicase RecQ has protein sequence MQLTSQTPLDVLRTVWGYDEFRGAQAEVIDHVVAGGDALVLMPTGGGKSLCYQVPSLVREGTGVVVSPLIALMQDQVDALSALGVRAGFLNSTQDPTARRDTERAFLAGELDLLYLAPERLTAPDTLDLLDRGRVALFAIDEAHCVSQWGHDFRPDYLQLSLLHERWPDVPRIALTATATAATHTEIRQRLSLGEARDFVASFDRPNIRYRIVPKDNPRAQLLQLLRTEHPGDSGIVYCLTRASVEQTAEFLVAQGIAALPYHAGLDRAVRARNQARFLREDGLVMVATIAFGMGIDKPDVRFVAHLDLPKSVEGYYQETGRAGRDGLPSTAWLAYGLADVVQQRRLIDGSEGDAAHRRRLTQHLDAMLALCETADCRRVQLLSYFGQVSEPCGNCDTCLAPPETWDGTVPAQKLLSTVVRLEQRGQRYGVGHVVDILRGKETERVRSLGHGELSTFGIGGDLSDVEWRGVVRQLLAAELLSVDTDGYGTLRLTEGSADVLRGEREVRLRREAPRAGRPRARAGAAGGRAGGAGVPELDDEAQAVFERLRAWRAGVAKEQGVPAYVVFHDATLRDVVTRRPADLDELAGIGGVGAAKLERYGAGLLAALEG, from the coding sequence GTGCAGCTGACGTCGCAGACCCCGCTCGACGTGCTGCGCACCGTCTGGGGGTACGACGAGTTCCGCGGCGCCCAGGCCGAGGTGATCGACCACGTGGTGGCCGGCGGCGACGCGCTCGTGCTGATGCCCACCGGTGGCGGCAAGTCGCTGTGCTACCAGGTCCCGTCCCTGGTCAGGGAGGGCACCGGCGTCGTCGTCTCCCCGCTGATCGCCCTGATGCAGGACCAGGTGGACGCCCTCTCGGCACTGGGTGTTCGGGCCGGGTTCCTCAACTCGACGCAGGACCCGACTGCTCGTCGGGACACCGAGCGGGCGTTCCTCGCCGGTGAGCTCGACCTGCTCTACCTCGCACCGGAGCGGCTGACCGCACCGGACACGCTCGACCTGCTGGACCGGGGACGGGTGGCGCTGTTCGCCATCGACGAGGCGCACTGCGTGTCGCAGTGGGGGCACGACTTCCGGCCGGACTACCTGCAGCTGTCGCTGCTGCACGAGCGGTGGCCGGACGTGCCGCGGATCGCGCTGACCGCCACGGCGACGGCCGCGACGCACACCGAGATCCGGCAGCGGCTCTCCCTCGGTGAGGCGCGGGACTTCGTCGCGAGCTTCGACCGACCCAACATCCGGTACCGGATCGTGCCGAAGGACAACCCGCGGGCCCAGCTTCTGCAGCTGCTGCGGACCGAGCACCCCGGGGACTCGGGCATCGTCTACTGCCTGACCAGGGCGTCGGTGGAGCAGACGGCGGAGTTCCTCGTCGCGCAGGGCATCGCCGCGTTGCCGTACCACGCGGGGCTGGACCGGGCGGTGCGGGCGCGCAACCAGGCACGGTTCCTGCGCGAGGACGGTCTGGTGATGGTGGCGACCATCGCGTTCGGGATGGGCATCGACAAGCCGGACGTGCGGTTCGTCGCGCACCTGGACCTGCCCAAGTCCGTCGAGGGGTACTACCAGGAGACCGGCCGCGCCGGACGTGACGGGCTGCCGTCCACCGCGTGGCTGGCGTACGGGCTGGCCGACGTGGTGCAGCAGCGGCGGCTGATCGACGGCTCCGAGGGGGACGCCGCCCACCGGCGGCGGCTGACCCAGCACCTCGACGCGATGCTGGCGCTCTGCGAGACGGCCGACTGCCGCCGCGTGCAGCTCCTCTCGTACTTCGGCCAGGTGTCGGAGCCGTGCGGCAACTGCGACACGTGCCTGGCCCCGCCCGAGACGTGGGACGGGACGGTGCCGGCGCAGAAGCTGCTGTCCACCGTGGTCCGGCTCGAGCAGCGGGGGCAGCGGTACGGCGTCGGGCACGTGGTGGACATCCTGCGCGGCAAGGAGACCGAGCGGGTGCGCAGCCTCGGCCACGGCGAGCTGTCGACGTTCGGCATCGGCGGGGACCTGTCGGACGTCGAGTGGCGCGGCGTGGTGCGGCAGCTGCTGGCCGCCGAGCTGCTCTCCGTGGACACCGACGGGTACGGCACCCTGCGGCTGACCGAGGGCAGCGCCGACGTGCTGCGCGGTGAGCGTGAGGTACGGCTGCGGCGGGAGGCGCCGCGGGCGGGTCGGCCGCGGGCGCGAGCCGGTGCCGCCGGGGGCCGGGCGGGTGGCGCGGGCGTGCCGGAGCTGGACGACGAGGCGCAGGCGGTGTTCGAGCGGCTGCGCGCGTGGCGGGCCGGCGTGGCCAAGGAGCAGGGCGTGCCGGCGTACGTGGTGTTCCACGACGCGACGCTGCGGGACGTGGTGACGCGGCGGCCGGCGGACCTGGACGAGCTGGCCGGGATCGGCGGGGTCGGGGCTGCGAAGCTCGAGCGGTACGGCGCCGGGCTGCTCGCGGCGCTGGAGGGCTGA
- a CDS encoding SDR family NAD(P)-dependent oxidoreductase yields the protein MGTALVTGASAGLGLEFAWQLATARHDVVLVARDEDRLRRLAAQLEAAAGVRAEVLVADLSVRADLERVADRLRDDERPVGLLVNNAGFGLAQEFVGGDVAREEYALDVMVRAVMVLSHAAADAMVRRGRGAILNVGSVAGLLASGTYSAHKAWVRSFTEGLAVELQGTGVTATVVQPGFVHTEFHERGGIDVSMFPDVTFLNPEDVVAAALADVRRGVVLSTPSLRYRAAAAVARVAPRSAIRAFGRYRKQLQDQEGHQDDDQRQDRDEAAADA from the coding sequence ATGGGTACTGCACTGGTCACCGGCGCGAGCGCCGGCCTCGGTCTCGAGTTCGCCTGGCAGCTGGCCACCGCGCGGCACGACGTGGTGCTCGTGGCCCGTGACGAGGACCGGCTGCGCCGCCTCGCCGCCCAGCTCGAGGCAGCCGCCGGTGTGCGCGCGGAGGTGCTGGTCGCGGACCTGTCCGTCCGTGCCGACCTCGAGCGCGTCGCCGACCGGCTGCGGGACGACGAGCGTCCCGTCGGCCTGCTGGTCAACAACGCCGGCTTCGGGCTGGCGCAGGAGTTCGTCGGCGGCGACGTCGCCCGCGAGGAGTACGCGCTCGACGTGATGGTGCGTGCCGTCATGGTGCTGTCCCACGCGGCGGCAGACGCGATGGTGCGACGGGGCCGCGGCGCCATCCTCAACGTGGGATCCGTGGCAGGACTGCTCGCCTCCGGCACCTACTCGGCGCACAAGGCCTGGGTGCGCTCGTTCACCGAGGGCCTGGCGGTGGAGCTGCAGGGCACGGGCGTCACCGCCACCGTCGTCCAGCCGGGCTTCGTGCACACCGAGTTCCACGAGCGCGGCGGCATCGACGTCTCGATGTTCCCGGACGTCACCTTCCTCAACCCCGAGGACGTGGTGGCGGCCGCCCTGGCCGACGTCCGTCGCGGCGTGGTCCTGTCCACGCCGAGCCTGCGCTACCGCGCCGCGGCCGCAGTCGCCCGCGTCGCGCCGCGCTCGGCGATCCGTGCCTTCGGCCGCTACCGCAAGCAGCTGCAGGACCAGGAGGGGCACCAGGACGACGATCAGCGGCAGGATCGCGACGAGGCCGCCGCCGACGCGTGA
- the pyrE gene encoding orotate phosphoribosyltransferase, which produces MSPDASTGPVSTRDQLRDLIRDLAVVHGRVTLASGREADYYVDLRRVTLHHRAAPLIGHVLLDRLEEVGLGPGEIDATGGLTLGADPVATSLLHAAASRGLDLDAFVVRKEAKAHGMQRRIEGPDIAGRRVVVVEDTSTTGGSVATAVEAVREAGAEVRGVAVLVDRDTGAREKIEALGVPYHYLYGLADLGLA; this is translated from the coding sequence GTGAGCCCCGACGCCTCGACCGGCCCCGTCTCCACCCGCGACCAGCTGCGCGACCTGATCCGTGACCTCGCCGTCGTGCACGGCCGCGTCACGCTCGCGTCCGGCCGGGAGGCCGACTACTACGTCGACCTGCGCCGCGTGACGCTGCACCACCGCGCCGCCCCGCTGATCGGCCACGTGCTGCTGGACCGCCTCGAGGAGGTCGGCCTGGGACCCGGCGAGATCGACGCCACCGGCGGCCTGACGCTCGGGGCCGACCCCGTGGCCACCTCGCTCCTGCACGCCGCCGCGAGCCGCGGCCTGGACCTCGACGCCTTCGTCGTCCGCAAGGAGGCCAAGGCTCACGGGATGCAGCGCCGCATCGAGGGCCCGGACATCGCCGGCCGCCGCGTGGTGGTGGTCGAGGACACGTCGACGACCGGCGGCTCGGTGGCCACGGCCGTCGAGGCGGTGCGTGAGGCCGGCGCCGAGGTGCGGGGTGTTGCCGTCCTGGTCGACCGCGACACCGGCGCCCGGGAGAAGATCGAGGCCCTCGGCGTGCCGTACCACTACCTGTACGGCCTGGCCGACCTCGGCCTCGCCTGA
- a CDS encoding LemA family protein, which produces MSVVLIVIAAIVVLLLLWAVAQYNGLVRLRNLVQEAWRQIDVELHRRHDLIPNLVETVKGYAAHERAVFDEVARARAAASGPAAGPAQQAEQENALTAALGRLFAVAEAYPVLRASENFQQLQAELSNTEDRIAAGRRFYNANVRALNTKVETFPSNVIAGMFGFTRAEYFEVDDPQVRQAPTVSF; this is translated from the coding sequence GTGTCCGTCGTCCTGATCGTGATCGCGGCGATCGTCGTCCTGCTCCTGCTGTGGGCGGTGGCGCAGTACAACGGCCTGGTCCGGCTGCGGAACCTGGTCCAGGAGGCCTGGCGGCAGATCGACGTCGAGCTGCACCGCCGGCACGACCTGATCCCCAACCTCGTCGAGACGGTCAAGGGCTACGCCGCCCACGAGCGTGCGGTGTTCGACGAGGTCGCGCGGGCGCGCGCTGCCGCCTCCGGGCCCGCGGCCGGCCCGGCGCAGCAGGCCGAGCAGGAGAACGCGCTGACCGCCGCCCTCGGACGGCTGTTCGCGGTGGCCGAGGCCTACCCGGTGCTGCGCGCCAGCGAGAACTTCCAGCAGCTGCAGGCCGAGCTGTCCAACACGGAGGACCGGATCGCGGCCGGCCGTCGGTTCTACAACGCCAACGTGCGGGCCCTGAACACCAAGGTCGAGACCTTCCCGTCGAACGTGATCGCCGGCATGTTCGGCTTCACGCGGGCGGAGTACTTCGAGGTGGACGACCCGCAGGTCCGTCAGGCGCCGACCGTCAGCTTCTGA